The Coleofasciculus chthonoplastes PCC 7420 sequence GTGAGTCGCCGCAATTGTATCAGCAGGTGCAGAGGGATTTACAGGAATTTTTGCAGCAAAAAGAGAGTTAAGGGACTTGCGTAAAAATAAAGTACCAGTTAGGCAAACTGTATTAATCAACTCAGTTTAGCTTGATTGGTATATTATTAAGCTAAGTATTAGTAGCGAGCAAGATGCTCGCACTACAATAATTTCGCAGTTATAGGTTTCAGCCTCATTCAAAGAGGCAACTTGCCAAATTGGGATGCTCCCTAACAATAAACGGCATTCATCTGATGTCCTAATGACCCTGGCGACTGCTATAGATCATAGCTGGCAATAGTTATTAAGGCTATCGGTTAGTGTTTGTTCAGGATTTGTCGCCGATTGTAAAGATTGCTGTGCTACCTCAGCAGTATCGCGATCCCTCCGCTCAAAGGCGACTGCAAATTCCCGCATCGCTTGACTCATGTTTCTGTACATTGTTACATAGCGTGATTGATAATTCAGTAAAGTTGGGTCGTTAAGGGAAAGACTCTCCATTTTTTTGCTGCATTATTCATCGTTGCAACCGTTTCCCACATGGATTCAGAGGTGGAAAATTGGGTATTATCAAGTATTTTGCGAGCCTTACTTACAGTTTCATTAACAACCTCAATGATTGTGTTACATTGTTCAAATAATGACTTGTTAGTAGACTGACTACTCTGGGTAAAAGTTGTCTTATAACAAACACTATTATCAGTTGCTAAGATACGTTCACAGAAAATCAGATCATCATCTGAATCAGGCTGTTCAACTCGGTTATACCAACTACTATCACGAATGTAGCTTTCTGCCTTTTCTCCATCTACAGTGACAGCATGTTGCTCGGTAAGAACATTGGTTAAAATTGTTGTTTTTTTGCCGTTAGACCAATGAAGTATCGTATAATGTTCCCCAGTACCGTAACCTTGAGAAATTACACAAGGTTGAATCAGGTCTAAAATATCACCTTGGAATAAGTAACAAATACCTAAACTATCGGGATAGGGTCGTGCTTCAGCTTTTTGCCCAACCCAAATTTGAGCGAACAACACTAGAAATGGCAAAATGCATATCCATCTATGTAACATTTCATTTATCTGAATTACATTAATGAGGCTAGGGGATGATAAAGGAGTTCTACGGCTCAATAGTTTTTATTCATTTTAAGCGATTGTGCCTCTAAATCGCTGATGCAGACTTTTTGATAAAAGGTGGTATCGACAGAAGTCATCTTGGAACAGCTTTTCACCGAACCGACTCCAGACCGATAAAATTACGCCACCAACACCTGACGCGCGGCAGCTTCCATTAATTTCTCCCTGTTGTTAATGGATTGAGTTTTGCTTCGAGTTCGTTAATCGCTCAGGCACTGGAAATCTCGTTCCCTCACCAATACAGCACAAACCGCCTTGGACATTAACCAAGACGGCTTGCTTGGCGCTCCCTTGCGTATGACATAAGACAAATGACATAAGACGAATGACATAAGACATAAGACATAAGACGAATGACGAATGACATAAGACAAATACCTTAAAAATCCACCCCTCGCTTCAAATCCACCCCTTTGTCACAATAATGCTTATGACAAATCATTTCCGAATGAACCGTCGCCAATTCAAAATAAGCGGGTTGATTTTTACAACGACCTGTGATAATAACCTCCGTATCACGAGGTTTGCGTAACAGCGCCTCGACAATCGGTTCAACCTGCAACAGTTCCAAGTCAACCGTCGGATTCAGTTCATCCAGAATAATCGTTTTATACAACCCTGACGCTAACGCCGCCCTAGCAATTTCCCATCCCCGTTCCGCTTCCACATAATCCAAAATCTGCTGCTGTCCCCGCCAAACGATCGCATCTCGACCACAACGCTGATGATCCACCAGATTCGGGTAACTTTGACGCAAGGCTGCGATCGCGGCGTCTTCGGTATATCCGCTTCCTCCCTTCAGCCATTGCATAATCATCACCCGGTGGGATTTATCCGTACTAATTCCCCGACCAATAGCTTGTAATGCTTTCCCTAACGCATTGGTCGATTTTCCTTTCCCCGCACCGGTATAAATTTCGATTCCCTCAATCCCCTGTTCCCGAGAAACCGGGTGATCATGAGGAACCGACTCACTATGTAAATCCGCCAAATCCAACAGCGCTGGCGGTGTTCCACGTCCCGTGACAATCACTTCCAGAGACGGCGGTTTATTTTTCAGCGCTTGCACTACCTCCTCAACCGGGAGTAACCCCAAATCCAGCAACGGATTCAACTCATCCAGCACCACAACCGAATAGAGATTGGACGCGATCGCGCCTTTCGCCACATCCCAACCGCGCTGCGCCTCTAACGTGTCAAACCGCGTCACTTCCTCTTGGGTAAAAAACTCACTTCGTCCCGTGCGAACCTGATCAATCAAGTGAGGAAACGCCCGTCGCAACGCCTCAATCGCCGCATCCTCATCATAGTTCCGTCCTGGTCCCTTCAGAAACTGTAACAATAAGACCCGACTGGATTCCGCACAGTTGATCCCTAAACCAATTGAGCGCAAAACCACGCCCAATGCGGCTTGAGACTTCCCCTTACCCACGCCATCGTAAACATGAATCTGACCCGTGATCCGTTCTGTACGCTCAGCCGCCGTGCGAATACCAATACCTGTCCTAGTCATTGACGATCCTTAAGACTTTACCCCAACTCAGTTTAGCGATATAACCGGGAATGGTAAGAATAATATTTATCCTCTTATCCCTGCCAATCTAATATAGTATAAACAAGCCAGACAGTTATCCCCGTCGTCGTTAGCTTGTTTCGCCGGAAGCCCCACACCATACCTGTACTCAGGTTGGTGTAGGAGATGTCACGAGGAATAAAGCGGAATGTCAGAGGTTCCCAGGATGTAACATTGATCGTCGCTCACGAAAGCGAGTATGACGAACGAGGAACTGATACCATCGATTAAACGGAAACCATTATGGTAGATAACTTAACTATTGTTTTACCTCTCCAACTGATTCTCTTTCAAATCTTATTCCTGTTGGTCGCGATCGCCCTAGAAGCCAGGGTCTTGCACCTACGGCTAAACCTTACTCGTAAAACCAGTGTGCAATATGCTACCTCGCTGAATTTGTGGAGCGTTGTCCTGGGTTGGTTAACTTTTTTAGTTCTAGAGACTTTGTTGCCTCAATTATTGCGGATTCAAATTGTAAATTTTATTTTCTTTGATCATCCCCTAGGCAGTCAATTAAATACACCAAATCCTCAACTAATTTCTATTGGTATCATGATTTTCTTTTTTAGCTTTATTATCAAAATAATCGGATTTGAACTGATAAAACAATGGATTCATGATCAACCAGAACAGTTTGAAATGAGTTCCGATATATCTAACAAAAGACCTGGCTTGTTTAATAAGCCCAAGCGGAAGATTACCAATCCTAAACCCAATCCTGCCTTTGCTTTGCTACTGGCTAATGCCTATAGTTACAGTGCTATTTTGCTGATTTTAGTCTTACGATTTATGGACTTGAATATTCTTAAATTGAATGCTCTATTCTAAGCGATACCCACCTATTAAATACTGAAATTAAACGGTTTTCAGTCTGTTCTAACGACTTCCAAATCTCTTACCATTAGCTTCAAATTAAACCAATGATTAGGAAAATTTTAAACAATATATTAAATTGGGCAAATAACCTCCTAAAAACTATATTTGAAATCTTTAACCCGGACACAGCTTTCTCTTGGCAGACCCTGATCGGGTTAAGCGTATTCTCGTGGGCAATGTCGTTTCTGGCGACGAATATTTTTACAATTATATTAGCGAGTTTTAGTTGGTGGTTTTTAATTTTAGGTGTCTATTGGGCAACAACTAGCAATAAAGACATCAGCATTGGTAAAATCC is a genomic window containing:
- a CDS encoding cob(I)yrinic acid a,c-diamide adenosyltransferase, producing the protein MTRTGIGIRTAAERTERITGQIHVYDGVGKGKSQAALGVVLRSIGLGINCAESSRVLLLQFLKGPGRNYDEDAAIEALRRAFPHLIDQVRTGRSEFFTQEEVTRFDTLEAQRGWDVAKGAIASNLYSVVVLDELNPLLDLGLLPVEEVVQALKNKPPSLEVIVTGRGTPPALLDLADLHSESVPHDHPVSREQGIEGIEIYTGAGKGKSTNALGKALQAIGRGISTDKSHRVMIMQWLKGGSGYTEDAAIAALRQSYPNLVDHQRCGRDAIVWRGQQQILDYVEAERGWEIARAALASGLYKTIILDELNPTVDLELLQVEPIVEALLRKPRDTEVIITGRCKNQPAYFELATVHSEMICHKHYCDKGVDLKRGVDF
- the fraC gene encoding filament integrity protein FraC, with product MVDNLTIVLPLQLILFQILFLLVAIALEARVLHLRLNLTRKTSVQYATSLNLWSVVLGWLTFLVLETLLPQLLRIQIVNFIFFDHPLGSQLNTPNPQLISIGIMIFFFSFIIKIIGFELIKQWIHDQPEQFEMSSDISNKRPGLFNKPKRKITNPKPNPAFALLLANAYSYSAILLILVLRFMDLNILKLNALF